In the Vulpes lagopus strain Blue_001 chromosome 16, ASM1834538v1, whole genome shotgun sequence genome, one interval contains:
- the GPR18 gene encoding N-arachidonyl glycine receptor has product MTTPHNQAQPGPSNNSHPEEYKIAALVFYSCIFIIGLFVNATALWVFSCTTKKRTTVTIYMMNVALLDLIFIMSLPFQMFYYAKGEWPFGEYFCQILGALTVFYPSIALWLLAFISADRYMAIVQPKYAKELKNTGKAILACVGVWIMTLTTTIPLLLLYEDPDKASTPPTCLKISDITHLKAINMLNFTRLIFFFLIPLFIMIGCYLIIIHSLLHGKTSKLKPKVKEKSIRIIITLMVQVLVCFMPFHICFAFLMLEGDENSYNPWGAFTTFLMNLSTCLDVILYYIVSKQFQARVISVMLYRNYLRSVRRKSFRSGSLRSLSNVNSEML; this is encoded by the coding sequence ATGACCACTCCTCACAATCAAGCTCAACCTGGCCCTTCCAATAATTCACATCCAGAAGAATACAAGATCGCAGCCCTTGTCTTCTACAGCTGTATCTtcataattggattatttgttaaTGCCACTGCCTTATGGGTTTTTAGTTGTACTACCAAGAAGAGAACCACTGTAACCATCTATATGATGAATGTGGCACTATTGgacttaatatttataatgagCTTACCCTTTCAGATGTTTTATTATGCAAAAGGTGAATGGCCATTTGGAGAGTACTTCTGCCAGATTCTTGGGGCTCTCACAGTGTTTTATCCAAGTATTGCTCTATGGCTTCTTGCTTTTATTAGTGCCGACAGATACATGGCCATTGTGCAGCCAAAATATGCCAAAGAACTTAAAAACACAGGCAAAGCCATACTAGCATGTGTGGGAGTCTGGATAATGACCCTGACAACCACCATCCCGCTCCTACTGCTCTATGAAGACCCAGATAAAGCCTCCACACCCCCCACCTGCCTGAAGATTTCTGACATCACCCACTTAAAAGCTATTAACATGCTGAACTTCACTcgactgatattttttttcttgattcccCTGTTCATCATGATTGGGTGCTATTTAATCATCATTCATAGTCTCCTTCACGGGAAGACatctaagctgaaaccaaaagtcaagGAGAAGTCTATAAGGATCATCATCACACTCATGGTACAGGTGCTCGTTTGCTTTATGCCTTTCCATATCTGTTTTGCTTTCCTGATGCTGGAAGGGGATGAGAACAGTTACAATCCCTGGGGAGCCTTTACCACCTTCCTCATGAACCTCAGTACCTGTCTGGATGTGATTCTCTACTACATCGTTTCAAAACAATTTCAGGCTCGAGTCATTAGTGTCATGCTCTACAGAAATTACCTTCGGAGTGTGCGCAGAAAAAGCTTCCGATCAGGTAGTTTACGGTCACTAAGCAATGTAAACAGTGAAATGCTTTGA